GGAATCTGATAACTCGGAATTACGAGCAGAGGTATCTCGACTTCATTCCAAGGCAGATGATTATGAAAAGGCAAATGCCTTGTTGGATATAGCAGACAAGGCTCAGGTTGATTATAAAACTATCATCGAGGTTCTCCTTCATAGGAAGTTTGCTCATAACTCAGATATGACCAATCTCTTGAATGGTGTGTTGGATACATCCGACGCAGAGGTCAATGAGATGGGGCTTGATGGATTGAAAAAGAAAATCAGTGATGCTGCTGACGAGGCGTTGGATGAAAAGCATAAGGATGAAGAGTCTAAGGCATCTTCAGCTCCAGAGCAACCAGCTGTAAAACTGCCCAAGAAAACAGAAAAAGAAAAGCAGGAATCAGATAGTCAACTCCCTCGCAAGCGTTATACAACAACTGCTAGAGTCTTGAAGTCCTTCGGCATAGATAAATCTGATCTTCCTGAGAATGCAAAGGTTATCATACGTAAGGGTAAGAAGGACATGTGGGTAGTCCGTCTGTTCTTCTATCAGAAACAAGAGGTTTATTGTAAGGAATACAAGATAGCACGCTTTAATGTACCTGGCTCTGATCCTCAGAGCAGCAAGTATCCTCAGAGTATCATCAAGGGTAATCCTTTGATGCCATCCTTCTGTAGGTTCTATCTGGAGTCGAAGTTCGCTTATCATCTCTCCGAAAACCGCTTGTTGGATATGTTGTCACAGATGGGTATGAAGGTAGCTCAGTCAACCCTGAACGGTTGGATGCAGCAAATCATGACTTATCTTCGTGAACGCCTGGGACCTGTGATGCTTGAGCGTATCCGTCAGTGTGTCTATACCCAGAATGACGAGTCAAGAATCGTGGTTCGCAGTCGTGAGAGTAAGGAAGACAAGTTTAAGTACAATGTGGAGTACATCCATGCTGCCCTCTCCATGGAAGCCAAGCTTTGTGTGATGGAATATAAGGAGGGTAGCCGTAGTCACAGTGTGCAGGAAGATGCCATCTTCAAGGACTCTTGTATAAGGGTGTTTACTGCAGACAGAGCAGTCTTGTATGAGACAATTGAGAAGGATTTGGAGGAAATGGGACTGGTGCGTACAGCTTGCTGGTTCCATGCCCGCCATCGCTTCGTGGATGCTTATATCTCTGACCATCGAGTGCGTGTAATCATCTTGATGATGAACTACCTCTTCCAGATAGAGCGAGAGTCGAAGATACGCAAACATACTGCAAAGCAGCGACGCCGATTTAGACTTAAGTACAGTGCATCGATCGTTGGCAAGTTGATGAAGTTGTTGAAGAAGATCAAGCTTGATTCTTCTTATGGTGCAATGGTTCAGCGAGCAGTCAACTATGTACTTGATGACGAGAAGGCCTTCAAGGTGTTCTTGCAGGATGGTCGTGTCGAGATGCATAACAATGCGGTCGAACGAATGTTCCGCCACTTGGCTATGGGTAGGCGAAACTGGATGCATACCGGTAGCCATTTAGGTGCGGAAAACATAGCTTTTATGTTCTCACTTTTTGAGAGCTGCAAGTTGAATGACATTAATTTTGGCGATTATATAGAAGATATACTCACCCGACTTATGGAGGGGGAGCAAGACTTCATGTCCCTAATCCCATGTAATTATAACTCGAACAAAAAGGTGAATGTCAAGGCTGCCTAATTGGCAGCTCTGGCAATACCAATTAATAATATGCTTTTTTTGAAAAATTGTTGGATGTGCTAACTGCTGAAAATCAGTAGTTACGTTCTAACGGTGATTTACGAAAGGAAAGATGAAAAATGCCAAAAATGATAGAGAGTGTTTAATATCTTTGGTTCAGCCAAGTTCGCTCAGCAATCGCACAGATTGCGTTCATGATACGCTGCTCGGTGCTTTTATAGTTGTTGGTGAGAATGGCATTGATATGGAGATATATCGCTATTTATGGAAAGATGGCAAGGTTGAAATGGCAGGATATCTTGGTGTTTGTATGCAAGGTCAATTGTATATAACTTTAGTTAATAAAACTGTTATACTATGAAAACTAATGAGGTAATTTTAACGTCCAAGAGTATTCAGCATATTCTGAAAGGATATAATCCAGAAAAGGCAATTTCAGAATATATTTGGAACGGATTTGATGCTAATGCAACAGAGGTGGACATCAATATAAAGTATGCCAACGAAAAGTTTGGATTGGCAGATTCTATAGAGATAGTTGATAATGGTGATGGCATCTGCTATGAGGAGTTGGCTGATAAATTTAAGGTGTTTTATGATTCGGCAAAGCGAAAAGGTAAAAAGGAAAAAACGGATTTGGTTCATGGTAAAAATGGATATGGACGTTTGACATTCTTTAAATTTGCAAGATTTGCGTCTTGGAATACAAGATACAAGTTAGCTGATTCTATCTATGAATACAGAATAGATGTGAATAGTGAAGACTTAAAACACTATCAAGCTTCTGATAAACAGTTAGCTGTTGGTGATGTATCAGGTACAGTAGTTTCTTTCAAAGATATTAATGCTGATATTACATCTGGGTATGTG
The Segatella copri DNA segment above includes these coding regions:
- the tnpC gene encoding IS66 family transposase — protein: MINNKSNIEMQLATYKSMLTKASNDLAKSKQLVGLLKQQIEQGDTELSEELDKANERISMLSEDLSDANARIYVLEVALTQAESDNSELRAEVSRLHSKADDYEKANALLDIADKAQVDYKTIIEVLLHRKFAHNSDMTNLLNGVLDTSDAEVNEMGLDGLKKKISDAADEALDEKHKDEESKASSAPEQPAVKLPKKTEKEKQESDSQLPRKRYTTTARVLKSFGIDKSDLPENAKVIIRKGKKDMWVVRLFFYQKQEVYCKEYKIARFNVPGSDPQSSKYPQSIIKGNPLMPSFCRFYLESKFAYHLSENRLLDMLSQMGMKVAQSTLNGWMQQIMTYLRERLGPVMLERIRQCVYTQNDESRIVVRSRESKEDKFKYNVEYIHAALSMEAKLCVMEYKEGSRSHSVQEDAIFKDSCIRVFTADRAVLYETIEKDLEEMGLVRTACWFHARHRFVDAYISDHRVRVIILMMNYLFQIERESKIRKHTAKQRRRFRLKYSASIVGKLMKLLKKIKLDSSYGAMVQRAVNYVLDDEKAFKVFLQDGRVEMHNNAVERMFRHLAMGRRNWMHTGSHLGAENIAFMFSLFESCKLNDINFGDYIEDILTRLMEGEQDFMSLIPCNYNSNKKVNVKAA